One Methylophilus sp. TWE2 DNA segment encodes these proteins:
- a CDS encoding TonB-dependent receptor domain-containing protein — protein sequence MQNNTLKTAILAALIGMNTPAALHAELNTALPGEQEESFALPLNIDLPAQPLAAALRQFAIQSNLSLTVDSALIVDKKSPAVKGRMTRKEAIKRLLDGTGLQGKIEGEKMLIQRALRDEKSVQLDKVEVRAKRFYEVGPLPGLGLTKEEIPGNVQSISAKEIKEAHSLSLTDLMNRKLQSVTVNDYQGNPFQMDVQYRGFTAGPQIGTPQGLSVFFDGIRVNEPFGDVVNWDMIPLNALAGVDVFPGSNPIFGLNTLGGAFSMKTKDGFNNAGLDADILTGSFDRKQLQVEGGWNNGTIALFSAGNFFLEDGWRKDSPSKVNQFFGKASYRGEKLDLNLSTLLVKTELVGNGLVPSEVYAQDRKNVFTSPDTTDNNLSQFQLSGSYFVSDNFTITGQVYSRNSKRHQIGADAFMDWPETRTVKRLPQNGEEFTCLFKSTNQYGMPDYVLIPVNITQGEDFFSGEFTQDYFNNNGVVDLDVKYASNVNAALPDYFVKAYTTFFNSTRNIYTAQMLARDFEYESPPTGPTTDYSFGEVSYSVNPGIFSDYHQLNTPTFQGENVYWYAGIDTYYYEKQANGDIIKNYVVMKPALNIDKCQPASSLENTGKDFPGPYNIKDPGQDFPTLVDGAYFGQSGYVDGIPTAVITDNNINQTIDGASLQFNWNLEKHKFMIGMSIDSAQATYTNSQRFGMLTPDRHAYLAPDEINPVFAAATIPLQNNNFSGTNLTKSIYFSETWNPVKNWNFNLSARYNETQSQNNIATRYGFFSYGLGNLINFPFGHDVCRTDEECANTPLNYRSPITVSNLDPSETEKFSYYSLNPSMGLTWQANENVNVFANISQGARTPSVIELGCAFDETPTVKASYDDNNDGIPDRFDYGAKSVVENRSCSLPNTLSGDPYLKQIRSTSYDFGARGKLSENIQWNLNAYQTDLRNDIYFIAVSNGLGFFDNVGNTRRRGIEGGISGKIDKWNFGFNYSLTDATFQDNFTMISEDNSSAVFDNYYGNNVIKVKKGNRMPGVPLHNLNANVSYDLTDQWTIGFNTVIHSKSFVRGNENNEHRANVPQYRNVAVLENGVIRDVLVPRQAGNNPGYVSGFGTVNFFTSYKISKEWTATLLINNLFDKEYFSAGRLGRNPFSPSIQGAIGPDGYNHNSNDWLSTNFIAPGAPRGVWFSLNWHFVPD from the coding sequence ATGCAAAATAACACGCTTAAAACAGCCATACTGGCGGCACTCATCGGCATGAATACACCCGCAGCCCTGCATGCTGAACTCAATACGGCACTGCCCGGCGAGCAAGAAGAGAGCTTTGCCTTGCCGCTGAATATAGACCTGCCTGCCCAACCACTGGCTGCTGCGCTACGTCAGTTTGCCATCCAAAGTAATTTATCGCTCACGGTAGATAGCGCACTCATCGTCGACAAAAAATCTCCCGCCGTTAAAGGCCGCATGACGCGTAAAGAAGCTATTAAAAGGTTGCTCGATGGCACAGGTTTGCAAGGGAAGATTGAAGGCGAAAAGATGCTGATTCAACGTGCTTTGAGAGATGAGAAAAGTGTTCAGCTGGATAAGGTTGAAGTGCGCGCCAAACGTTTTTATGAAGTCGGACCGCTGCCCGGTCTGGGTTTAACCAAAGAGGAAATCCCCGGTAATGTGCAAAGCATTTCGGCCAAAGAAATCAAGGAAGCACACTCCTTGAGTCTGACTGATCTCATGAACCGTAAATTGCAGTCGGTGACTGTTAATGACTATCAGGGCAACCCATTTCAAATGGATGTCCAGTATCGTGGTTTCACGGCTGGGCCGCAAATTGGTACACCTCAAGGCTTGAGTGTATTTTTTGATGGTATTCGTGTCAACGAGCCATTTGGCGATGTCGTGAACTGGGACATGATTCCTTTGAATGCCTTGGCTGGCGTAGATGTTTTTCCTGGCTCTAATCCGATTTTTGGCTTAAATACTCTAGGCGGTGCATTCTCCATGAAAACCAAAGATGGATTTAATAACGCAGGTTTGGATGCCGATATTCTGACTGGCTCCTTTGATCGCAAACAACTTCAGGTTGAAGGGGGCTGGAATAACGGCACCATTGCTTTGTTTAGTGCAGGTAATTTTTTTCTGGAGGATGGGTGGCGTAAGGATTCTCCAAGCAAAGTAAATCAGTTTTTTGGTAAGGCGAGTTATAGAGGGGAAAAACTTGATTTGAATTTAAGTACTCTATTGGTTAAAACAGAGTTAGTCGGCAATGGACTTGTTCCCAGTGAAGTTTATGCCCAAGACCGTAAAAATGTATTTACATCCCCAGATACGACTGATAACAACCTGTCTCAATTCCAGTTATCAGGCAGTTATTTCGTAAGCGACAATTTCACGATTACAGGGCAGGTTTACAGTCGAAACAGTAAGCGACACCAGATCGGGGCGGATGCATTTATGGATTGGCCTGAAACCCGAACGGTCAAAAGGCTACCGCAAAATGGTGAGGAATTCACTTGTCTATTTAAGAGTACTAATCAGTATGGAATGCCTGACTATGTGCTGATTCCGGTCAACATCACGCAAGGCGAAGATTTTTTCTCAGGAGAATTTACACAGGATTATTTCAACAATAACGGCGTAGTTGACTTGGATGTGAAATATGCTTCTAACGTAAATGCGGCGTTACCAGATTACTTTGTGAAAGCGTACACCACATTTTTTAACTCAACACGTAATATTTACACAGCTCAGATGTTGGCTAGGGACTTTGAATATGAATCACCCCCGACAGGACCCACTACCGATTATAGTTTCGGGGAAGTTTCTTATTCTGTGAATCCTGGCATTTTCTCTGATTATCACCAGCTGAATACTCCAACTTTTCAAGGTGAAAATGTGTATTGGTATGCTGGCATCGATACTTATTATTATGAAAAACAGGCAAATGGCGACATCATTAAAAATTATGTGGTGATGAAGCCAGCCCTAAATATTGACAAATGTCAGCCCGCGAGCTCATTGGAAAATACCGGTAAAGATTTTCCAGGACCCTACAATATTAAAGATCCTGGGCAAGACTTTCCGACGTTGGTCGATGGAGCCTATTTTGGTCAGTCAGGATATGTGGATGGGATTCCTACCGCCGTTATCACTGATAACAATATCAACCAGACTATAGATGGGGCTTCTCTGCAATTCAACTGGAACCTGGAAAAACATAAGTTCATGATAGGAATGTCTATCGACAGTGCACAGGCGACCTACACTAACAGTCAGCGCTTTGGCATGTTGACACCAGATCGTCACGCCTATCTGGCGCCAGATGAGATTAATCCGGTGTTTGCCGCAGCGACCATTCCGTTACAAAACAATAATTTCAGTGGTACCAATCTCACCAAAAGTATTTATTTCAGTGAGACCTGGAATCCGGTCAAGAACTGGAATTTCAATCTTTCCGCCCGATATAACGAGACCCAGTCACAAAACAATATTGCTACACGCTATGGCTTCTTTTCATATGGCTTGGGTAATTTGATTAATTTTCCATTTGGTCATGATGTCTGCAGAACTGACGAGGAGTGTGCCAATACACCGCTCAACTATCGAAGCCCGATAACAGTCAGCAATCTTGATCCTTCAGAGACCGAGAAATTCAGCTACTACTCTCTCAATCCATCGATGGGTTTGACCTGGCAGGCCAATGAAAATGTGAACGTATTTGCAAATATCTCTCAGGGAGCTCGCACACCGAGCGTGATTGAGTTGGGTTGTGCCTTTGATGAAACACCTACAGTCAAAGCCTCTTATGACGACAATAATGATGGTATCCCTGATCGTTTTGATTATGGTGCAAAGAGTGTAGTTGAAAATCGTTCTTGCTCTTTACCCAATACGCTGTCTGGTGATCCTTATTTAAAGCAAATCCGTTCAACTAGCTATGATTTTGGTGCAAGAGGTAAATTGTCTGAAAATATACAGTGGAATTTAAATGCTTATCAGACTGATCTAAGAAATGATATATATTTCATTGCCGTGAGTAATGGACTGGGTTTTTTTGACAATGTCGGAAATACTAGGCGCCGAGGAATAGAAGGGGGTATTTCCGGTAAGATAGATAAATGGAATTTTGGATTTAACTATAGCCTCACTGATGCGACTTTTCAAGATAACTTTACTATGATTAGTGAAGATAATAGTAGTGCCGTCTTCGATAACTACTACGGAAATAATGTCATCAAGGTAAAAAAAGGAAATCGCATGCCCGGGGTGCCTTTACATAATTTAAATGCGAATGTCAGTTATGACCTTACTGACCAATGGACAATCGGGTTCAATACCGTTATCCACTCTAAGTCCTTTGTCCGTGGTAATGAAAATAACGAGCATCGTGCAAATGTACCGCAATACAGAAATGTGGCGGTCCTAGAGAATGGGGTGATACGAGATGTTTTGGTTCCACGTCAGGCAGGCAATAATCCAGGTTATGTTTCGGGATTCGGCACAGTCAACTTTTTTACTAGCTATAAAATCAGCAAAGAATGGACTGCAACGTTATTAATAAATAATCTGTTTGATAAAGAATACTTCAGTGCCGGAAGATTGGGGCGCAATCCATTCTCGCCAAGTATTCAGGGTGCTATTGGTCCTGATGGCTATAACCATAACTCTAATGATTGGCTTAGTACTAACTTCATCGCGCCCGGTGCGCCTCGTGGTGTGTGGTTTAGTTTAAATTGGCATTTCGTGCCTGATTAG
- a CDS encoding LysR family transcriptional regulator: MIDSTESLKRFMRVAELGSFSKAAESLSLPKASVSQAIQQLETKLQTQLFHRTTRKVQLTPDGQLFYEKSKDVLSEIEELETLFMSDDSQVTGIVRVNMSQPMARHLVIPALPPFLQRHPNLNIEISSEDRKVDLVREGYDCVVRTGEVEESGMIMRKIGEMQQSNFVSPAYLAQYGTPKTIADLQYHYLIHYQTSSNNRFDAFEYQQDGKLHSLKMPSRICVNNTDAYRAACAAGLGIMQAPKLGAMAMLTSGQLVEILPTFTAPSMSVALLFPHRRNLSKRVRIFMDWLTEIVQSNL; encoded by the coding sequence ATGATAGATAGCACCGAAAGCCTGAAACGTTTTATGCGCGTCGCCGAACTGGGTAGTTTTAGCAAAGCAGCGGAGAGTCTGAGCCTGCCTAAAGCCAGCGTTTCACAAGCGATACAGCAACTGGAAACTAAACTGCAAACACAGCTGTTTCACCGCACCACACGCAAAGTACAACTCACGCCCGATGGCCAACTGTTTTACGAAAAAAGCAAAGATGTGTTGAGTGAGATAGAAGAACTGGAAACCTTGTTCATGAGCGACGACAGCCAGGTCACAGGCATCGTCCGAGTGAATATGTCGCAACCCATGGCCAGGCACCTCGTCATCCCCGCCCTACCCCCTTTTTTGCAACGCCACCCCAACCTGAATATCGAAATCAGCAGCGAAGACCGTAAAGTCGATTTGGTCAGGGAAGGCTATGACTGCGTGGTCAGAACCGGTGAAGTTGAAGAGTCCGGCATGATCATGCGCAAGATAGGCGAAATGCAACAGAGCAACTTCGTCAGCCCTGCTTATCTTGCGCAATATGGCACACCCAAAACCATTGCAGATTTACAGTACCATTACCTCATTCACTACCAAACTAGCAGCAATAACCGCTTTGACGCTTTTGAATACCAGCAGGACGGCAAACTCCACAGCCTCAAAATGCCCAGCCGCATTTGTGTCAATAACACCGACGCCTACCGCGCAGCCTGCGCGGCCGGGCTGGGGATTATGCAAGCGCCAAAACTAGGCGCGATGGCGATGCTGACTAGCGGACAACTGGTTGAAATACTACCTACATTCACCGCACCAAGCATGAGCGTTGCGCTGCTGTTTCCGCACCGTCGCAACTTATCAAAGCGTGTGCGGATTTTTATGGATTGGTTGACTGAGATTGTTCAAAGCAACTTATAA
- a CDS encoding SDR family NAD(P)-dependent oxidoreductase — MTNIALITGGSRGLGKNTALAMAKQGMDVVLTYQSKQAAAQEVVNEITALGRKAVALQLDVSQVKTFDAFASTLKQALQTHFQAEKFDYLVNNAGTGLTAPFAETTEQIFDDMVNIHLKSTFFVTQKLLPLINDGGRIVNISSGLARFTLPGYSAYAAMKGGIEVLTRYMAKELGARQIAVNTVAPGAIETDFGQGLVRDNKEVNAYIAGQTALGRVGVPDDIGPMIASLLSENNRWVNAQRIEASGGMLI, encoded by the coding sequence ATGACTAATATTGCATTGATTACAGGTGGTAGCCGTGGTTTGGGTAAAAATACGGCATTGGCGATGGCAAAACAGGGCATGGATGTGGTGCTGACGTACCAAAGCAAACAGGCCGCTGCCCAAGAGGTGGTGAATGAGATTACTGCCCTGGGACGCAAGGCGGTGGCTTTGCAACTGGATGTGTCACAGGTGAAGACCTTTGATGCATTTGCTAGTACCTTGAAACAAGCATTGCAAACACATTTTCAGGCAGAAAAATTTGATTATCTGGTGAACAATGCGGGGACTGGCCTGACTGCACCCTTTGCTGAAACGACTGAACAGATATTTGATGACATGGTGAACATCCACCTGAAATCCACCTTCTTCGTGACGCAGAAGTTGTTGCCATTGATCAATGATGGCGGCCGCATTGTGAATATTTCCAGCGGCCTGGCACGATTCACGCTGCCTGGTTACAGTGCTTATGCGGCCATGAAAGGCGGTATTGAAGTGTTGACGCGTTATATGGCGAAAGAGCTGGGTGCACGCCAGATTGCGGTGAACACCGTCGCGCCTGGGGCAATTGAAACCGATTTTGGCCAGGGTCTGGTGCGGGATAATAAGGAGGTGAATGCCTACATTGCTGGGCAAACAGCGCTTGGCCGTGTCGGCGTGCCGGATGATATTGGCCCCATGATTGCCAGCCTGTTGTCTGAAAATAACCGCTGGGTGAATGCGCAACGCATTGAAGCTTCTGGCGGTATGTTGATTTAA
- a CDS encoding type II toxin-antitoxin system RelE/ParE family toxin — MTAIELAPEVGQDFQRILAHLNTFQVEHPQQRIEEIIHAIDILSNSPQIGRPTDFGLRELIIGRRSHGYIALYRYVSEIDTIFVLAIRSQSEAGYAERD; from the coding sequence ATGACAGCGATTGAACTTGCCCCAGAAGTCGGTCAGGACTTTCAACGCATACTGGCCCACTTAAACACTTTTCAGGTTGAACACCCACAGCAGCGGATTGAAGAAATCATCCATGCCATCGACATTCTCAGCAATAGCCCACAAATCGGTCGGCCAACGGATTTTGGGCTGCGCGAGCTAATCATCGGTCGACGTTCACATGGTTACATCGCCCTTTACCGCTATGTTTCAGAGATAGATACCATTTTTGTGTTGGCAATTAGAAGCCAAAGTGAGGCGGGATATGCTGAGAGGGATTGA
- a CDS encoding CopG family ribbon-helix-helix protein, which translates to MMTTTTIRLSKELKARVAEAAKRAGTTTHGFILEAIADKTALYEKRADFLQQAEARYENIIATGETIAWDEMKSYLKANIANADAPIPKSRKLVR; encoded by the coding sequence ATGATGACCACCACAACCATCCGACTATCCAAAGAGCTTAAAGCCCGCGTAGCTGAAGCAGCAAAGCGCGCAGGTACAACCACGCACGGCTTTATTCTGGAAGCAATTGCTGACAAGACCGCCCTATATGAAAAACGCGCAGATTTTTTACAACAAGCTGAAGCGCGCTATGAAAACATCATTGCCACAGGGGAAACCATCGCCTGGGATGAGATGAAAAGCTACCTCAAGGCAAATATTGCCAACGCGGATGCGCCAATACCCAAAAGCCGTAAACTCGTGCGTTAA
- a CDS encoding DUF6279 family lipoprotein, which translates to MRIIKTFFILLLAFSIISCSLVKTAYNNAPALIAWRLDHYFNFSEAQKAKLKPALQDLHAWHRKNELPRYVSLLDEINDDLNHEISSQTACQRIESIKSNLRTLQTKIIPIIVDVAETLSDKQLQYLQKKLEKRNQEWKEEWWQETIEEQREVRLEKSQDFAEKVYGDLNEKQINLLKQAIARSDIDPAITYSEILRRDEESLAILKSLRDPALSNEQKSQLVRAGFERMQNSPNPAYQAYIDKVTQQTCETIASLHTSTTIKQRQHAQQWIEDYKTQFTQLQSK; encoded by the coding sequence ATGCGCATCATCAAAACCTTTTTCATCCTCCTGCTCGCGTTTTCAATCATCAGTTGTAGCCTGGTTAAGACCGCTTACAACAACGCACCTGCACTGATCGCATGGCGGCTGGATCATTATTTTAATTTCAGCGAAGCACAAAAAGCCAAACTGAAACCCGCACTGCAGGACTTGCATGCATGGCATCGTAAAAACGAGTTACCGCGCTATGTGTCGTTGCTGGATGAAATAAACGATGATCTCAACCATGAGATAAGTTCACAAACTGCCTGCCAACGCATTGAGTCCATCAAATCAAATCTGCGAACGCTTCAAACAAAAATCATCCCTATTATTGTTGACGTCGCCGAGACACTCAGTGATAAGCAACTGCAGTATTTGCAGAAAAAGCTGGAAAAACGCAACCAGGAATGGAAAGAGGAATGGTGGCAGGAAACGATAGAAGAACAGCGCGAAGTAAGGCTGGAAAAATCCCAGGACTTTGCTGAAAAAGTGTATGGCGATTTAAACGAAAAACAAATAAACCTTTTAAAGCAGGCCATTGCCAGGAGTGACATTGATCCGGCCATCACCTACTCTGAGATTTTGCGTCGCGACGAAGAGTCGTTGGCGATCCTTAAGTCATTACGAGATCCAGCCTTATCAAATGAACAAAAATCGCAACTGGTCCGCGCAGGGTTTGAACGCATGCAAAACAGTCCGAATCCGGCCTACCAGGCTTATATCGATAAAGTCACGCAGCAAACGTGTGAAACCATCGCAAGCCTACACACCTCAACAACGATCAAACAACGCCAGCATGCACAACAATGGATAGAGGATTACAAGACGCAGTTTACGCAGTTGCAAAGCAAATGA
- a CDS encoding YMGG-like glycine zipper-containing protein — MTIYPTLSIVAMALTLSACATNPTGPSNMALPGTGKDFNVFRADDLSCRDFALTQIGGKTINQQYDSSLAATTAVGTVVGAAIGAAAGGGEGAAIGAGVGALSGGAIGANTASVSGMNAQDKYDNAYYQCMYAAGHKIPVPASMARTYSQGTNTAPATGGTSYYPPPPPPPGYQR; from the coding sequence ATGACTATTTACCCAACGTTGAGCATCGTAGCAATGGCGCTGACTTTATCTGCCTGTGCCACCAACCCGACCGGCCCCAGCAATATGGCGCTACCGGGCACTGGCAAAGACTTTAATGTCTTCCGTGCAGATGATTTATCCTGCCGCGATTTTGCGCTGACGCAAATTGGTGGCAAAACCATCAACCAGCAATATGATTCCAGCCTGGCAGCCACCACTGCCGTCGGAACTGTCGTCGGTGCCGCCATTGGCGCCGCCGCAGGCGGTGGTGAAGGCGCAGCCATCGGCGCAGGTGTGGGGGCGTTATCTGGCGGCGCCATCGGCGCCAATACGGCCTCTGTCAGCGGCATGAACGCGCAGGACAAATATGACAATGCCTACTATCAATGCATGTATGCGGCCGGGCATAAAATCCCGGTACCCGCCAGCATGGCAAGGACCTATTCGCAGGGGACAAACACCGCACCAGCGACTGGTGGCACCAGCTATTATCCTCCGCCTCCGCCACCACCCGGTTATCAGCGTTAG